TTGTGTCACACACATGCACGTCATATCCAAAATTGTGTGCAAGATGTCCACAATTTTTTACACAAATATCCATAATAAACGAAAACAATGACAATGAATCCGGACAGATTTGTGATAATCACTGCCCTAGAGACAATGTAAAGCATAGTAAGTTAAGAAAAGTATATTGTTACACACTCAAAATAGTATACACTCCTTACACATCATAATCATAATCATTGATGCCTGAAGATGGGATTTGTGAGCCCACTAGCTCCTGTCTCGTACTTCTAACCAAACAAATATACTACCCTGATATCTCTTataacatctaaattatcctttCTGTCTTTACTGGAAACAGTAGAGTTCTGCACAAAGGGCAGGTCACCTGACCCTCATCCACCCATCTATCCAGGCACTCCTTGTGAAACACATGGTAGCAATTACACAGCTCTCTGATCTGATGGCTTCTCTCCACGCATTTCAAGCAGACAGAACATTCCATTTCCATATCCACGTCTTCATCATCATTCAGTGCTCTATATCTTTCAACAAAACCACTATATTCTATCACAGGGACCCTCTTCTTGATCAACACCATTAGACTGTCGACAGGGATTAGTGATGGAGTTGAACCATTCATTACAAGAACATAACCAGTGGAAAGTTCTTCAGTCTCAGCTGCTTGTTCTGGCGGATTGAGCAGACCTAGACGTGTGAGTGCCACCATAACAATGAACTTTATATGGTCCAGCATGCCTAGTAAAAATCTAATGTTTATGGATTTCGGTATCTTCATTGCAATACAGACTAAACCCATAATTATTG
This portion of the Castanea sativa cultivar Marrone di Chiusa Pesio chromosome 7, ASM4071231v1 genome encodes:
- the LOC142642423 gene encoding E3 ubiquitin-protein ligase RHA1B-like; its protein translation is MGLVCIAMKIPKSINIRFLLGMLDHIKFIVMVALTRLGLLNPPEQAAETEELSTGYVLVMNGSTPSLIPVDSLMVLIKKRVPVIEYSGFVERYRALNDDEDVDMEMECSVCLKCVERSHQIRELCNCYHVFHKECLDRWVDEGQVTCPLCRTLLFPVKTERII